One stretch of Fictibacillus sp. b24 DNA includes these proteins:
- a CDS encoding ABC transporter ATP-binding protein, which yields MWRVFSYLKTYRFAIGAALFLTLMELGVELLQPLIMAKIIDDGILKSDLSVVKFWGTMMFGLALVAFAAGIANSFFSAHVSQNYGFDIRRLVFEKVQSFSFVNFNKFPASSLITRMTNDVTQLQNTVFMSLRIMLRAPLLLAGGVIMSLIVNWKLAMVLVVALPFLLFFLKWVLGTAGSMFRDVQDKLDGVNRVMRENLMGMRLIKAFLRRDFEKDRFEQASDDLKVRTVSSLRLIEVSIPVLLFVMNIGILFILWFGSRQVNFGTIEVGEVVAIVNYSFRISSVLTIISFIIMAFSRAKASAQRIGEVLDTEVDLIEAADTDQSLSLKQGAVEFKNVSFCYPESDVPVLQNLSFSVKPGETLAILGSTGSGKTSLFQLVPRLYDVTAGEVLVDGNNVKDYPIETLRKGIGVVPQEAVLFTGSISENIGWGKEGASQNEIIIAAKDAQIHETVEKLPNQYDTRVGQRGVNLSGGQKQRLSIARALVRKPKILMLDDSTSALDLKTEAKLLKALRTYSCTTFIITQKISTAMEADHILLLDDGAVEAWGTHEELLKTSQLYVRIVQSQFGEEDFQHVKGFKQTSST from the coding sequence ATGTGGAGAGTGTTTTCTTATTTAAAAACGTACCGGTTCGCGATCGGAGCAGCTCTTTTTTTGACTCTAATGGAACTAGGAGTTGAATTACTGCAGCCATTAATAATGGCAAAGATCATTGATGACGGTATTTTAAAAAGCGATTTGAGTGTAGTTAAGTTTTGGGGAACAATGATGTTTGGTCTTGCATTAGTTGCTTTTGCAGCAGGAATTGCGAACTCGTTTTTCTCAGCTCATGTCAGTCAAAACTACGGTTTTGATATAAGGCGGCTCGTGTTTGAAAAGGTGCAGTCTTTTTCGTTTGTGAATTTTAATAAATTTCCTGCTTCATCTTTAATCACTAGGATGACGAATGATGTGACACAGCTTCAGAATACCGTATTTATGAGTTTGCGGATCATGCTGAGAGCACCGCTTTTATTAGCAGGTGGAGTGATCATGTCTCTTATCGTCAATTGGAAGCTGGCTATGGTGTTAGTAGTGGCATTGCCGTTTCTATTGTTTTTTCTAAAATGGGTTCTTGGAACTGCCGGCAGCATGTTTCGGGATGTGCAAGATAAACTGGATGGCGTGAATCGTGTTATGCGTGAAAACTTAATGGGAATGCGGTTAATTAAGGCTTTTTTGAGAAGAGACTTTGAAAAAGACCGCTTTGAACAGGCGAGCGACGATTTAAAAGTACGTACCGTTTCATCTCTTAGATTAATAGAAGTTTCAATTCCAGTCTTGTTGTTCGTTATGAATATTGGGATTTTGTTCATCCTTTGGTTTGGTAGCCGACAGGTGAACTTTGGCACGATTGAGGTAGGGGAAGTTGTTGCGATCGTAAACTACTCTTTCAGAATTTCATCCGTTCTGACGATCATTTCTTTTATTATTATGGCTTTTTCTCGTGCAAAAGCGTCAGCTCAACGTATTGGGGAGGTACTAGATACGGAAGTGGATCTGATCGAAGCCGCAGATACTGACCAGTCACTATCATTGAAACAAGGAGCAGTGGAATTTAAGAATGTTTCTTTTTGCTATCCGGAAAGTGATGTACCTGTTTTGCAAAATTTATCTTTTTCAGTAAAGCCAGGAGAGACGTTAGCGATCCTTGGTTCAACGGGTTCTGGAAAAACCTCGCTTTTTCAGCTGGTGCCTAGACTTTATGATGTTACAGCTGGTGAAGTGCTGGTTGACGGTAATAATGTAAAGGATTATCCGATTGAGACACTCCGAAAAGGAATTGGTGTTGTTCCACAGGAAGCAGTGCTATTTACAGGTTCAATTTCTGAAAACATCGGCTGGGGAAAAGAAGGAGCAAGTCAAAATGAAATTATTATCGCAGCTAAAGATGCTCAAATTCATGAGACAGTAGAAAAACTGCCAAATCAATATGATACAAGAGTAGGACAACGGGGTGTTAACCTTTCTGGCGGGCAAAAACAAAGATTGTCCATTGCCAGAGCGTTAGTCCGCAAACCGAAAATTTTAATGCTGGATGATAGTACAAGTGCACTGGATCTTAAGACAGAAGCAAAGCTGTTAAAAGCGTTAAGAACCTATTCATGTACAACGTTTATTATTACGCAAAAAATAAGTACAGCAATGGAAGCCGATCATATTCTGCTTTTAGATGATGGTGCCGTAGAGGCCTGGGGAACACATGAAGAACTCCTTAAAACATCACAGCTGTATGTCAGAATCGTGCAATCTCAGTTTGGGGAGGAGGACTTTCAGCATGTCAAAGGGTTCAAACAGACCTCATCCACATAA